A region of the Phaseolus vulgaris cultivar G19833 chromosome 11, P. vulgaris v2.0, whole genome shotgun sequence genome:
ttcaattttaaacAAATCTCTGCCATCAACATCTTTGATTAAGCaatgtttattttcaaacatcACTTTATAGCCTTTTTCCAACAATTGACCAACACTCAAAAGATTCTGATCAATCTCTGGCACAAAAAGAACATCTGTAATGATTTTTGTACCTTTATAGCTTGTGATAGCTATTGTGCCTTTTCCTTTGGTGTTTACCATTTCCAATCCTCACCCTTTTAATATCAGTGGTTCTCAATTCCTTGAAGAGTTCCTTATCATGTGTCATGTGGTTGGTGCAACCACTGTCAACCAACCGACTCTCACTTGATTCTCTGCTTGAGAAACAAGTGGCTACGAACAAGTGATCTTCCTCTTCTTGATCAGCAACTTGAGCATCTGCCTCTTCCACCTGATTTTTGTTTTCACATATCACTGCTTCATGTCCAAGTTGGTTGCATTTAGAATGGTGGATGACCTAACTTATTGCAATGCTTGCAAGGAGGATAATTTCTCCTTTTGTTGTTATTGTGTGTAGCAACTTCTCCATTTTCTTGCTGGTTCTGCTTGCTTTTGTTTTTCCAACCACCTTCATGTTTGGCTGGTAAAGCTCCCTCAACTACTCCATCTTGTCTCATGGCTCTCCTTTGttcttgtgcttgtaaagcattTAAGATCTATGCGAGAGAAATCTTTGATAGGTCCTTCGTATTCTCCAAGGTTGTTATGGTGACTTCAAACCTCTCTAGAACTGTTACAAGCAGTTTTTCCACAATTCTTAAATCTTTAAACACAGATCCAAGCAACCTCACTTTATTGGCAATGGTTAGAAGTCTGTCCGAGTACTCTTTTACGGATTCCGACTCCTTCATTCTCTGCAATTCAAACTCTCTGATTAGATTCAGGGCTTGCATTCCCCGAATCCTCTCATCACCTTCATATTCTGCCTTAAGGTAATCCCAGATTTCTTTTACTGACTTCAAGGACATTATCCTTGTGAATACCATAGGAGATACAACTGCAAATAGACATGCTTTTGTCTTTgatctcttcatctttttttccttttgtgaTTTTATTTGTACCACAATAGGGTTTTCTGGAAGGGACTGAATTTCATAGTCCTCTTCTACAGCTTCCcataaatccaatgcttctaggTAGGTCTCCATACGAACAACCTACATTTGATAATTGTCTCCATCAAAGACAGGTGGTGCCATTGCTGAAAATTTTGATCCTCCTTCCATTGGTGCACTCTACTAACCTCACAGATCCCTCAAGAAAATAGCTCCGATACCAATTGTTGGTGTTGAGGGAATAAAACAGAGCAAGATGTTTTATAATACTTCCAGTAGCTGTCTCCTAAATGCTTATGAGCAGTTACTTAGAAATGTTTATTCaacaattaaaatagaaaaataaagagtCACATGCAGTTACGTGCATTTATGTGCAGTTACAAAAtcataatatctaacactcctCCTTGATTTTTGAACTGCAAACTCCAATCTTCTGTCTTAAGTATTCAAACTTGCTAGCTGGAAGTGGTTTGGTAAACAACTCAGTGCACACATTCAAACAACATTCCTTGATTTATTTCTCCATCAAAGTTTGTAAGTTTCACCACAgttatcactacaaaaaaagttttattattattgggCCAAAAACGGAGGCTAAGTATGAAAAACCTACACAAAAGGGTGATTATCGTCGGCATAGCGTTAATAAGAATTTTGAAGCTAATATACTCGACGTAAAAATATATTGGCGGGTGTGGGCGATACAAGGCGGGTGTTTTTTGCGTAGGTGAAGCGTGGGCTTAGCCTACAAGGAgtttagaaatttataaaaaattgtgagtttGACCCACGCTAagcccacacaaaattatattagcgTGGACCAAACCTTCAAAATGTCCAAgtagttataaaaaattgtgagtttGACTCGGGCCAAGCCTTCAAAATGTCCAAgtagttataaaaaattgtgagtttGACCCATGCTAagcccacacaaaattatattagcgTGGGCCAAGCCTTCAAAATGTCCCAGTAGAGTGAGTTTAGCTACGAGGGACACACACATGTTGGCCACAAATTAGCGTGGGCTTAGcctttaaaatattcaaaatattttttatttgaaaaaatgtatgcTTAGCCTACAAGCACACAAAGAATTTtagtttgaaatatatttttattgaaataaatcaattttaaaaagaaaactatttttttattaaaataaatcaattttaaattactctacttctctttttattattgcatttatcctattttttacctatttcattttttttcaatataattattcaagataaaattattttaggaaGCAATCTAATATGAAGAAATGTTTttcttactaaaaaaaatttatttataactttttctttataCTTTTTACTTCTCTTGAAAAttgaatattgtttttaaaatgagcaaaaaaaaatatttttttaataggaacaaggaaaagaacaagaaaaattattttctaatacaAGGCCCACGATAATAAACTTGGAATTTTGTACAAAAAATACAAAGGTAGAAACGTGATATATGTGGTTTTTGATTGAAGatattttgattgaaattgtaCTAAAGTTACTTTAATGAACTAAGGTTGAGCTGGTAGATACCAAGACAAGCTTACCTTCACACTCTTCAAAATACCAAGAAAAGCAGAAAACACgctttaaaaaatagtaacttGATGACAAACAGAAGTTGAGCTATATAAGGTTCCAAGAAACTTCTACTTTCTGATCATGTCAGCCTAGAGAAGTTAAATCTTCAATAGTTTGAAACCTTTCTTGTTTTAACATAACAAGAAAGAGCCTAAAACTAAAGAGATCATCTACATAATAGATGACTACAAACATTCCCAAAGAACAAGGACACACACTCAAACAAACTATGCTTAACACCCTACTACTAAACCTAAAAACAACAGTGCCTAGGCTCCAAAAAGAACATCAAAAGCACTTTAACTGCAGCAAAAACAACATCAGAATAGCACCAAACCAGCACCAAAACTGCAGCATAAACCAGCATTTATACAACATAAAACCagctaaaaacagtaccaaaacTGCAGCAGAAACCCAACATTTATACAACATAAAACCAGCAAAAAGCAGTACCAAAACTGCAGCAGCAAACCAACATTTGTACAACATAAAAACCAGCAAAACCAGCACCAAAACTGCAGCAAAAAACCATCATAATCCTAGCAGCTACTTCGTGATATCTAACTCCCCCCTgcataatcataatcataagTTGAGCTAATAAAACCTACCCTGCTTACAACAAATCAATATCTGCTACTATCTAATCACCCACCAAAGGAAAAGAAACTTCTACTTTCTGATTATTTTGTACATTATCAAACTTCATCAAGAGCAGTATGCGACATCAATGAAGGTTATTTCTCCAAAAGCAACTTTAGAGTGGTAATGAAACATAATCTAGTTAATACAAGGAAAAACAAGTTATAATACCATACACAGATAttgttttaagaaaacttacaaAATGATGAACTCAAGGCAGGGGTTGATCATCAAAGTTCTGAGCATAGTGAGGGTGAACCTGACTTGTGCTTGTTGAGGTGTCACCCTGTTGTCGCTCCATCATCATGGTTAACTTTTGCTCCATGAACTTTATTTTATCCTCCAACATTGCACACTTTTGATTTGCTTGAGCAGCTATTTGAGTTGCTTGATCGGCTCTTTCATTTGCTTGCATCACTTGTTGATGAAGTTGTTTATTATGAGAAAAGTAATCACTGGAAGGAGCAAGTATTGAAGGTTGGGTTAGGGAAGACACTCCATGGCGAATGATGGAAGGCAAGTCTGCAGTTCCATAACATCGACATCTACTCTTGCTAGAAACTGTAATTAATTTAGCTAAGTAAATAGAATTTT
Encoded here:
- the LOC137834007 gene encoding uncharacterized protein, which translates into the protein METYLEALDLWEAVEEDYEIQSLPENPIVVQIKSQKEKKMKRSKTKACLFAVVSPMVFTRIMSLKSVKEIWDYLKAEYEGDERIRGMQALNLIREFELQRMKESESVKEYSDRLLTIANKVRLLGSVFKDLRIVEKLLVTVLERFEVTITTLENTKDLSKISLA